In Zingiber officinale cultivar Zhangliang chromosome 3B, Zo_v1.1, whole genome shotgun sequence, a single window of DNA contains:
- the LOC122056409 gene encoding non-specific phospholipase C1-like, whose amino-acid sequence MPLEYACVPCRLRLFFFYSVSTHTYRPRVAPFVSPLRPFDWQMDLGATPSHRRRFLAVALVFLYLFASSHCIDADRSAGWRRKRSKHEIKGPIKTVVVIVMENRSFDHMLGWLRSKGGRHDIDGLTGRESNLLNASDPSSPEVFVSDGAVHVDSDPGHSFQAIREQIFGSEDTSASPAPMNGFAQQAESMGEGMAGTVMRGFAPEKVPVFSALAEDFAVLDKWFASVPASTQPNRFYVHSATSHGATSNVRRDLIHGFPQKTIFDSLDEEGLSFGVYYQNIPAVLFYKSLRKLKHLTKFHSYKLAFKQHAKLGRLPNYVVIEQHYFDVKLSPANDDHPSHDVGRGQRLVKEIYETLRASPQWNETALLITYDEHGGFYDHVPTPVTGVPNPDGIIGPDPFYFKFDRLGVRVPTILVSPWIKKRTVIHKPKGPYPDSQFEHSSIPATVKKLFNLNSNYLTKRDAWAGTFESYFNLKAPRTDCPEKLPEVELLRPFGAREDKILSEFQVELIQLASQLNGDHVLNTYPDIGKGMTVGEANKYAEDAVARFLEAGRAALSAGANESAIVMMRPALTSRTSEWLSDDAVRIV is encoded by the exons ATGCCACTCGAGTACGCCTGCGTGCCGTGTCGACTCCGGCTGTTTTTCTTTTATTCGGTGTCGACGCACACCTACCGCCCTCGCGTCGCCCCGTTTGTCTCCCCGCTCCGCCCTTTCGATTGGCAAATGGATCTGGGGGCTACGCCGTCGCATCGGCGGCGCTTCCTCGCCGTCGCCCTCGTCTTCCTCTACCTGTTCGCCTCCTCCCATTGCATCGATGCGGATAGATCGGCCGGCTGGAGGAGGAAGAGGTCCAAGCACGAGATCAAGGGCCCGATCAAGACCGTCGTGGTGATCGTGATGGAGAACCGGTCGTTTGATCACATGCTCGGCTGGCTCCGCTCCAAGGGCGGCCGGCACGACATCGACGGCCTCACCGGCCGCGAGTCCAACCTCCTCAACGCATCCGACCCTTCATCTCCTGAGGTCTTTGTCTCCGACGGCGCCGTCCACGTCGACTCTGATCCCGGTCACTCCTTCCAGGCCATCCGCGAGCAGATCTTTGGGTCCGAGGACACCTCCGCGTCGCCTGCCCCAATGAACGGGTTCGCCCAGCAGGCTGAGAGCATGGGCGAGGGCATGGCCGGTACCGTCATGCGCGGTTTCGCCCCCGAGAAGGTTCCTGTCTTCTCCGCCCTAGCGGAGGACTTTGCCGTGCTCGATAAGTGGTTCGCCTCCGTCCCGGCCTCCACCCAACCCAACCGCTTCTACGTCCACTCCGCCACATCCCACGGTGCCACCAGCAACGTGCGCCGAGACCTCATCCATGGCTTCCCTCAGAAGACCATCTTCGATTCCCTTGACGAGGAAGGGCTCAGCTTTGGCGTCTACTACCAGAACATTCCCGCCGTGCTTTTCTACAAGAGCCTGCGCAAGCTCAAACACCTTACCAAATTCCACAGCTACAAACTTGCCTTCAAGCAACATGCTAAGCTGGGCCGCCTGCCCAATTACGTCGTCATCGAGCAGCACTACTTCGATGTAAAGCTCTCCCCGGCCAACGACGACCACCCCTCCCACGACGTCGGCAGAGGACAGAGGCTTGTCAAGGAGATATATGAGACCCTTCGAGCGAGCCCGCAGTGGAATGAGACGGCCCTGCTCATCACCTACGATGAACATGGCGGGTTCTACGACCACGTGCCTACTCCTGTCACAGGGGTGCCCAATCCGGACGGCATCATTGGCCCCGACCCCTTCTATTTCAAGTTCGATAGGTTGGGGGTTAGGGTTCCTACCATCCTCGTTTCCCCTTGGATCAAAAAGAGAACTG TGATCCACAAACCTAAAGGGCCTTATCCAGATTCACAGTTTGAGCACTCTTCTATCCCTGCAACTGTAAAGAAACTATTCAATCTGAACTCCAATTATCTCACAAAGAGGGATGCTTGGGCTGGGACTTTTGAAAGCTACTTCAACCTCAAGGCACCACGAACTGACTGCCCAG AGAAACTCCCTGAAGTCGAGTTGCTCAGGCCTTTTGGAGCTAGGGAAGATAAAATTTTGTCAGAATTTCAGGTGGAGTTGATCCAACTTGCTTCTCAGCTTAATGGCGACCATGTGCTCAACACCTATCCGGACATTGGCAAGGGCATGACTGTCGGTGAAGCAAACAAGTACGCCGAGGATGCAGTTGCAAGGTTTCTCGAAGCTGGCAGGGCTGCGCTGAGCGCTGGAGCAAATGAGTCTGCCATTGTCATGATGAGGCCTGCTTTAACTAGCAGAACCAGTGAATGGCTGTCAGATGACGCCGTCCGAATCGTTTAA